In the genome of Arachis stenosperma cultivar V10309 chromosome 2, arast.V10309.gnm1.PFL2, whole genome shotgun sequence, the window agtatactgttattatttttaagtaATACCTATTAACAATAACCAAGTTGAATATTAAAGTACCTTTATATAGcctattaaattttatatttgaactaacAACTTGTCAATATTTTGATTGTTTAATGGCCAAATTAAAGTATtagatataatatataaaagtaaacAAATACTTTCTgattacaaatttaaaaatatatggaTTATGTACATCATATCATTTGCTATACGAAATCTATATTTCttctaaatataaatatttttaaactaattacataaaataatagctaatattatatatacaccAAAAATTACTATAAGCACACTTATTAttcctaattaaaaaaataaatatggtaaaataagaataaaaatggcacctctaataatacaaaatatatatttactatgataaaaataatttagaaggAACACATattcaaaaacaaattaaagataTTCATAAAGTATAGCATTTGGGAGATATTTCATTATTTCACTTGCAATAATCAATTAGCTTAAATTACACATATAAAGTTCATGAAATGAGTTAGATTTCAATAAGATGGCTCCATAATATAGTTTAGTCTTTCATATATCAACTATCCTTAAATAGAATGAAATGATGAAGAAATGAAAACtcttaaggaaaaaaaaaaaagaataattgaAGGtgttcttgttgcattttaatagGTCCATCTGTCCTTGCAAATTTCTGTTCTACATCATCCAATTTCTGTTCTTGATCCAATTTGTTTCTTGCAATCTTGCTGTCCCAAAACAAACACATTAGAAACAAAACCATAAATGTTTGCTATCACAAAGTAAGTTTCTTAATTCAACAGAAAGTAATACTAAGATAATAAACGGAATACCAAAACCAATGAGGGATGATCTTTGaattaacaaaattataacCTTGTAATAAACATGCATAATTGCACTTAGAATTAGAACAAAGTATGTCTATGCTGCATGTAGTTTATGTATAACATTATGGGCCAAAATGCCTAATCTCTCAcgaactcaaaaaaaaaaaaaaaaaattcttggTTGAGTTGAGCAACATTGTTTTGAGATCATCATATCAGCCACTCAGCCTAGCTTTCAACATTACTTGCTCCAGATTAACAAGTTTTTCCATGCTATCAGGGGGTAAGAAAACATCAACAATCTAAGAATTTTGTGGAAAATTGGAAAAAGACACAAGAAAACTTAATGCTTATGATCCCATTAAAATAGGTCACACCATGTGATGGTTGTACATACTTGATACTTGGATGTAGCAAAAGCAAAATCGTTATGAAAGGTGTATGAGAAGGTAATGCAGTGTAGGATTATACCTCTAAGAATGGTCCAGCTTGAAGTTTCTGTCTGCAACAAGAAAGTTCAACTATATGCCTAGCTCCTTGTCCATGTACTCAACCAGCAAATAATTACTACATACAAGAATTCCATTATATAAATGCAGTAAACGTGAGAATTCCGAACTCTTGAATGAAttagaatcaatttttttatttgttccaaaatatgaaaaataatttcaatattgtgaattctaattcttgtaattccaaaatccaaaatTGATATTGTATCCTATAAAAGCTAACAGTTTTTCAATGGACTACAAATTTGGAAACGAAATTAAGATTATATAAGAGAGAATGAATATGATGTTGGAGAAGATGAAGTGGGTTTGGaatagagagagaaaaagagtaCCTGTTTTAAGATGTTGAGTGATTACGAATCTGTTTTCCATAAACAGAAATGTAGGAGATGTGGGAAATGGATGGCCAAATGTGGGGGTCCTTCTTCTGTATGCGTTCCTCCAACAACGGACATCTATTGATGCTGAGTTCACTTAAAGAGGCAGGCAGCCTTATGTTCTCCAGCTTGGAGCAGCCTGAAATTGATAAGTTTTGAAGGGATTGTGACTGCGACACCTCCAGAGATGTCAAATTTTCACATCTTTGGACTCTCATATATTTGAGATTTGGGAATGCTGGCAATGCAAAGGATGTAAGTGAATCGCAGCTGTTGTCTATATGTAACTTCTGTAGTGAGTGATGTTGTTGGTGTTGCATTGGGAATTCAACATTCTTGCAATCTATGATGGACAGAGATCGCAATGAAGGGGGCAAAGAATCCCCTGGAAATGATATGGCTGATGAGCAGTTTGAGATTTCTAACCATGTGAGAGAGGTTGGTTGGGTGCGGGTCATGGCATTGAACACGTACTCCACCTGTTGCTCTCCACTAATCGATAGTGATTCCAAGGTGGAAAGTGGTACGTCCCGCATTCTTGCTTCTTGTATGTCAAACATCATTAATTGTTGAATGATGGGAGCTCTTGGCAGATAACAACCAAGCTGCTCGCATCGTGAAATGCCGAGATCCTTCAAAGATGGAAGGAAAGTGGGAAAATCTCCTCTTAACTTAGGACAATCCCATATAATGAACACCTCAAGTTGAGGAAATGGTGCATCATCGTCATCACATTCAAACGACTCCCATTTCTCCCAGCAAGGCATTCCTGAAATATAAAGAGTTTTAAGGGATCGGAAGGGTATCTCGCGTTGATGATCAGTTCCATCATCCTTGTAGAATTCACCGCCAATCATCTTCACCTTGTCGAAACATGAAATTTCCAGCGTCTTTAGAGAGGGTAATTGTCCAAGTGACGGAAGCACCCAACAATTCCCGCATCCACTCAGCACCAACTCAGTCATGTTGTGGTACAAAGACTGCCCTACCCAATCTGGAAACATGGTACCCCGGTAACCCTTGATTGTTAGTTCTTTCAGGTCTTTGTGAGGTTCTAATTTGGCAAGTATATCTTTTTCGATTTGGGAGTCAACCATATCACTATCTTCACCTGATGACCACTCCAAACATAATTCACTCATGTATTTCTTATTAACCATCCTTGCCTTCCAAGCTTCACTGCTGTTAACCACATTCTCTAATATCTCAATACGAAATGACCCTCCAAGATTTACAAGTTCTCCCAGTTCCCCGATCCCATTCTCTTCATGCTTGCCAACAATATAGTAAGTCAGAGTCTGCAAGTCTTTTAATTTGCCCATACCTTTTGGCATCTCTTCCAGGTCAGTGTTTTCGATATCAAGATGACGCAAATTCACAAGATTTTGCATCTTGGAGGGAAGCTTTTCAAGGTTTTCACACTCTCTCAACTTCAAAGTTTGTAAATTGTACAAATCACACAATGACTCAGGCAATGTTACAACTGATGTGTTAGAAAGATCTAAATAACGCAAATGAATCAATTCACCAATCCTATCATGCAACAAGTCTTCCTCATGCGAAAAGGATTTAAATGACAAAACTCGTAAGCACTTCAGTTCTTCTAGCAAGTGACAAGGATCGATTATTCCCTCTGAGAAATCATCACATGTATCCAAATTGATTTGCATCAATGTCCTTGCATGCTTTAAACTATCACATACTTCCACCATCTTTGAGACTGAATCATTGCAAAGAACATATGACAAATGACGAGTTTTAATATCATGCTTGAGTACATTTTTGAGTTCAAAGGTTCTAAAATAGAACATCCCACCATAGAATGAGGCCAAATCATGCATGAGGTCGTGCATCACAAATGATTTTTTGTAACCATTAGAAGGCTGAAAAAATGATCTTGAAGCTAAATCATTAAAATATTCATAACCAACTTCTTCTAAAGTGCTTCCGCTCCTTGGTTGTTGTAAAAGACCTTCTGCCATCCACAATAACGTCAATTCATCTCTATCAAACTCATAGTCCTTGGGATACAAACAACAATAAACAATACAACGTTTTAAGTATGAAGGAAGGTGGTAATAACTGATCCTCAGCGCAGGAAGAATCTCGCTTTCCTCTTCAGAAAAATCCCAAATTTCATTGTTCAAAATATCATTCCAATCCCTTTCATCATCTTTGGTACTTAGTAAGCTCCCAAGTGTTTGAACAGCCAGAGGTAATCCCTTACACTTTTTAACGATTTCTCTCCCTACTTTTTCAAAACCTAAGCGGTCTTTAGAAAGCAAGGCAAGATTTGCAAACAACGACCAACAATCTTCATCATTCAACACACTCAAATTGTGGGCTTCATGGTCATGACTTTTGACCATATTTGCAATCTTTTCGTTACGTGTTGTCACAAGAATCCTACCTCCATGTCTCCCTGCCTCAGTTCCACATTGAAAAGGAGTTAGCAATTTTTTCCAAGCCATATAATTGTTATTCCACATGTCATCCAAAACAACCAAGAAACTCTTCCCTGCTAGCTCATTCTTCAAACGAAGCTGAACTGAATCTAAATCATTCAAGTTACAAGGACCAGAAGTTGCTTTCTCTACCACAGTTTTAGTCACCTTAAGAACATCAAATTCTTCTCCAACACAAACCCATGTTTTAACATCAAATGTTTGCTGCACTCTGTCATCATTGAAAACCAATTGAGCCAAAGTAGTTTTTCCAATCCCACCCATGCCCCAAATGGGGATCACAGATAGTTTACCATCATTACTATCATCCAACAACAATTTGACTATATCCTCCCTCTCTTGGTCCCTACCAACAAAAACATCagatttttgaacaagagatgTTGATTCAATTCTCCCTGACATGTTCTTCACTGAAATCTTTTCTAGACCAAGGATATCTTTATGACTTGCAATATCTTGTAGTCTAGCAATGATTTCTTCAATCCTAGTAACCATCTCCCTATCTTGCAAATTAAGAATGCGAGACAGGAAGTTACCTGGTGGTGGATCCTTCCGAGTGGCAGCTTTGGTGGCGATTTCGTCCAGCAAGTCATCAGCATCATAGACAGCATCATGGAGATTTTCAAGCCACCTCTTGACAGCAGGGTTAGAAATCTGTTTCTTCTCAGCATCATTCAGCACAGCTTCAACCACATTCAAAATGGTCTCCAGTTTTTGAAGCAGCTTCTGGTCAACCTTCTTTCCTTTCATCATGTTGATGATTGCAGGGTCGGACAGTCGGTCAAAAAGAACATtgataaaagaagagagaaaagctCCTCCAACAAGTACAGCAGCCATCTTCACAAGAGCAAGAAGTAAAAGGAAGCGGTTTGTGTATGCACTCAAAACTCAGAATTCTCTCACAAACAGAGTATGAAAGTGGTAGCAGTTCAGTGAAATATTATTGTAATGTGGTGCATGCTGATATTATTATAATTCTTATTGTCTTGCTCGGAAGCTGTGAGATGCTTTCGGAGCATTTGGTCTTCATTCTTCCATTTTTAAAATGCTCCCTACAACGGATCTTTAGCTGCAAAATGTTTAACAATATCCACTTGTACATTTATTATTAACCCACCTACCATTACTGCTTcttatacaataaaaaattattcaccTCTCTTTATTTTGTCACATACTACAATGCACGCATCTGctgaactttttatttttattattaagattGTGGTGGTGTTTTTAAATAATGTGgagagtttgtgtgttttttttagttttaattttttttaaaaaatttacaaatctgaCCTTTAGATTTGTGCTTTTAacgttaaatttttttttaaaatatgtaaaTCGAACCATccgatttgaaaaattttgagtttttttttgtttttttactcAAAACTTACTCTcgattttttatttctatccAAAACTGAGGCTCAATTTTCTATTCTACCCAAAATCTGATCCTCAAATTTTCTACTCCTACCCAAATCTGAGTCTCCGATTTGTagtttctaatttaaaaaaaataattatctctATATCCATAAAAAATACACCAACTCTCCATAACTATGCATAACACACCTCTCCAATCCATTACCAAAAAAATTAGCCCGCATCTGCtacctttttaaaaaataatttcaaaataaaattgctttttatatttttttgttgggACCAATTACTTAAATAATTTGTGACTTGTTAAAACtttttgaattataaaaaattattataagtattttttaataataaaattacgACATGTTTATTTTTGGTTTAAATACAGTTGATAAGCATTTATATAGTATTGtagtttaacaaaaaaaattaaagtaattatttaaattaattactgaaatttttaatatctgacacttcaatctttaagttttaaaatacataattagtttttaatatgtattttttagaCAACATTGTATTgtctaattaaaataaatatttgggACTATTggtatattttaaaatttaaggaTCAAATTATCcaatttttaaagttttaagAATTTATTTGGATAGCCAATGAGTTATAAtttaaatgatataattttCTCATATTCATTTAAGAGGTCGCAAATTTGAGTCTTTCTATCTTTTtggtaaaagaaaaaagagaatttatttgaataattattCAGTGCAATGCATATGTTatgaaaccactcatcccaaaagtttAAGCTGATAGGAGAAGGCAACATTAatagttatatctctaacaCTCCCCTCAAACAAGAGCCTTTTTTTGGATTTATTTGATTTTGCATAGgccttcttttttcttttatttgccTTATGCTAtcttttttcacttttggctTCACCAAAGATCGAATTCTTGACCTTTCGAACATAGAGCTTTGATACCATGTTatgaaaccactcatcccaaaagtttAAGCTGATATAATAATCTCTGATACCTTCGATCATTGCTTTAACCTGGTCCTTTTATTGCAGAAAATTATCATCGTCAAGTTTCATGTAAGTTGGAGTCGATGTGAATCCAGGTGCACTCGCCGTTGGAGCTGAGTTCACCACCGGAGCTGAATTATTGTTTGCCGCCATGAGAACCAAGTTCTGATACCATGTAATGATATCAGAGGCTTagcaattttgaaaaataatagtTGAGTGTGAGAACGTGAAGAGCAGAGAAGAGAGATtgcaaaaataaaattgaagaagatgagagaATGTGTGATTCAACTTGTGTTAGGCAGAAAAGTTACAGGCTTATACAGTGAGACTGAGCAGTAGCCAATCTAACAACTGGTGCCAGCTCATTGTTGGGAATAAGACACCATTCTCCCTTGAGAAAATacctttgacagagaaataaaatagacacaatgacaacacaagaatttaacgtggaaactctaattaccggagaaaaaaccacagccgttgtcaaatgacaaccagagaatatcactatgtgaaaattgttacaacacatagacttctttctctctaacaccggcaccccagtacactcacactctctcaaagcaaatatctaactacacctcacaacactctctaataaaagagtacagaggaaaagaaaaatcagatacaagcttaaagtgtttccgactggtgcaaaaacaaatggagaacttagcctcatatttatagtctaggccacccactccatttgctatcctaagcaatgtgagactaattcaaccaaatcctaacaatCTCCACCTTGATTGAAATAGTCACACATCTTCAGCTTCCATTGTCAACACCGACAATTCTTTGCTGCCATTGTCTATACCGACAATCATAGTTTAGAGAACTATCATACTCCACCATGAAAGTATACTCACTTGGAATTAGACTACTCCAAGCATTTTGCCTTGGTACAGATCGAAACCTTCCTGAAAATTCATGGTGCAACTTCCAAATTGGCTTTTCCTGGAAGTTCTTCAGCCATCGACCTAACTCCGCCACACACCTTGCATCTCAACGCCAACCAATGCACGTGTGCAATTGTGGACCTGATTGCCACAACTTATCCTTATCCATGGTAGTGCGGCAATACCATGAGGATACTTCTTGTCTTCTAGAGAACATCATCTTCTCTCATAGAGAGAGCAACCAGAGATCTTCTCCTTCAACGCCTTGTGCAAACCTGATTGTATCAACACATCCTTGACTTGTATTTGCCACAagccaaaattgattcttccatcaaatttctctatttcaagCTTCACAGCACTTGAATATCCTGACATTGTTGCAACCGTATACTGAAATAGTATAACTTAACTGTAGACCGTGCACTAGGAAGGGTCCCCAGGAAAGAGAGGTGGGTCACAAtggacacacttaaataccaAGTCTTTCCTTAGCCAGAACCTTTCCAAACTGTACTCTCACAGTGTCACACTGCcttccagcaacaacaacagcaactaAAGATCAACCTCAAGGCACAAgacaaaattcttttctgatGTGGAAGGTCAGATTAGGCTGCAACCACAGAGCATACTAAGAATAAATCCCACCGAAccaggctctgataccacttatTGGGAATAAGACATCATTTCCCCTTGAGAAAACacctttgacagagaaataaaatagacacaatcacaacacaagaatttaacgtggaaactctaattaccggagaaaaaaccacggccgttgtcaaatgacaaccagagaatatcactatgtgaaaattgttacaacacatagacttctttctctctaacaccggcaccccagtacacccacactcttTCAAAGCAAATATTTAACTACACCTCATAACACTCTCTAATAAAAGAGtacagagaaaaagaaaaatcagatacaagcttaaagtgtttccgactggtgcaaaaataaatggagaacttagcctcatatttataacctaggccacccactccatttgctatcctaagtaatgtgggactaattcaaccaaatcctaacaCTCATCATAACAGAACCTAACCGATTaacagaaagagaaagaagaaaaagtgtAACTAATCACTAACTGACTGACTCAGGGACAGATGAGCAGAGTAACTAACTTAATAGTTACTAAGTGAACTCACACTGAAGTCACACTACTTATCAGCATATACTAATTAATTCTTAAGAG includes:
- the LOC130960791 gene encoding putative disease resistance RPP13-like protein 1; its protein translation is MAAVLVGGAFLSSFINVLFDRLSDPAIINMMKGKKVDQKLLQKLETILNVVEAVLNDAEKKQISNPAVKRWLENLHDAVYDADDLLDEIATKAATRKDPPPGNFLSRILNLQDREMVTRIEEIIARLQDIASHKDILGLEKISVKNMSGRIESTSLVQKSDVFVGRDQEREDIVKLLLDDSNDGKLSVIPIWGMGGIGKTTLAQLVFNDDRVQQTFDVKTWVCVGEEFDVLKVTKTVVEKATSGPCNLNDLDSVQLRLKNELAGKSFLVVLDDMWNNNYMAWKKLLTPFQCGTEAGRHGGRILVTTRNEKIANMVKSHDHEAHNLSVLNDEDCWSLFANLALLSKDRLGFEKVGREIVKKCKGLPLAVQTLGSLLSTKDDERDWNDILNNEIWDFSEEESEILPALRISYYHLPSYLKRCIVYCCLYPKDYEFDRDELTLLWMAEGLLQQPRSGSTLEEVGYEYFNDLASRSFFQPSNGYKKSFVMHDLMHDLASFYGGMFYFRTFELKNVLKHDIKTRHLSYVLCNDSVSKMVEVCDSLKHARTLMQINLDTCDDFSEGIIDPCHLLEELKCLRVLSFKSFSHEEDLLHDRIGELIHLRYLDLSNTSVVTLPESLCDLYNLQTLKLRECENLEKLPSKMQNLVNLRHLDIENTDLEEMPKGMGKLKDLQTLTYYIVGKHEENGIGELGELVNLGGSFRIEILENVVNSSEAWKARMVNKKYMSELCLEWSSGEDSDMVDSQIEKDILAKLEPHKDLKELTIKGYRGTMFPDWVGQSLYHNMTELVLSGCGNCWVLPSLGQLPSLKTLEISCFDKVKMIGGEFYKDDGTDHQREIPFRSLKTLYISGMPCWEKWESFECDDDDAPFPQLEVFIIWDCPKLRGDFPTFLPSLKDLGISRCEQLGCYLPRAPIIQQLMMFDIQEARMRDVPLSTLESLSISGEQQVEYVFNAMTRTQPTSLTWLEISNCSSAISFPGDSLPPSLRSLSIIDCKNVEFPMQHQQHHSLQKLHIDNSCDSLTSFALPAFPNLKYMRVQRCENLTSLEVSQSQSLQNLSISGCSKLENIRLPASLSELSINRCPLLEERIQKKDPHIWPSISHISYISVYGKQIRNHSTS